One Marasmius oreades isolate 03SP1 chromosome 7, whole genome shotgun sequence genomic window, AGCCGTCCGAAACCCCTTTTTCGGCTTTCTGTTCCCGAGTGCTCAGGCTGGTTCCGCTTCGTTTGGGTTTGCTCTTCCTCGCTCTCTTTTCCGCGTTCTCTTTTCAGACGCGTTTTACCACGTGCAGATCACGTACCCACAAGCGCTTCGAGCCCCTCCGGCAAAACCAAACTTAGCGAGATATAGCAAAAACTTGGATATCTCTCTATCTGACCTACTTGCTCTACTAAGTTTTGCATATATCTCCATCCCTTTCTCATTTCCCTTGTCCACGCTTGCGAGAAgcctatcttatcttatctcaaATCCGCTCACTCGTCTGCTTACATATTAATTGTCGCCTCAGGATAACACTCGAAGAAACAAACCTTAAAGCGGTTTGTTGATATGGGTGTTAAATCTCTATGGAGCCTCCTGAATCCAGTTGGTCGACCTGTTTCGTGTGTTCTGGCCGCCCTTTCTTTACACTGGATGACTGACGTGTGCCCTAGATTGGAGAACATGGAAGGAAAGGCAGTTGCAATCGATTCCAGCATTTGGATATACCAGTTCCAGGCAACCATGAGAGGGAAGGATGGTCATGCTCTAACGAATGCTCATGTTCTGGGCTTCCTACGGAGATTGTGTAAGCTACTGTTCTATGGCATGAAACCAGTATTTGTTTTCGATGGTGGTGCACCAGCTCTCAAGCGGGCGACTTTGGTATGTTCTGAATTCTGAAAAATTGCTCTGTTTTCATCATCAACCAGGTTTTTTCAGAATGAAAGGCGAAAGAAGAGGATCGGTGCAGCGGCAACCCATGCCAAGGTAGCAGAAAGGCTTTTGGCTGCTCAGATGAGGAGAGAAGCCCTCAAACACGCTAAAGGCACGCAGTACGCGATATTCATTTCGCTCTGACACTCGATTCTGACTCACGTACAGGGTTTCCGATaaggggaaaggaaaagcggGCGATGACGAGACTGTGTATCTTGAGGACCTCGATTTCAACCTGCCAAGGACCCCAGCGAAGAAACAAAAGGAAGCCGAACCTACCGTCTCGACGAAGAAACCCAAATTCTATGAACATGACCCATACCGCCTTCCTGAGGTTAATATGGAGGCTCGAGTTGCGAGTGCCACTCGCGCTACAGCACCTGATCCTCGACTCGCTACTGAAGAGGAATTACGGGACTTTATTGAGAATATGCGACCCGAGGACTTTGATGTCACTTCGCCAGCCTTTCAGGAATTACCCACTGAGGTACAATACGAAATTGTCGGTGATCTCAGGCTGAAGTCACGACAAACATCATATTCGCGACTGCAACAGATGCTGAAGAACGCACCCACACCTCTCGATTTCTCGAAGCAGCAGATAAAAAACTTGCAGCAACGGAACGCTCTTACGCAGCAATTGTTGACAACTACGGATACCATTGGAAAGGCGCATATCGAGATTCCTGTCCGCATTGCAAGTGAGAGAAACAAGGAATACGTACTCCTAAAGAACGAAGATGCTTCTGGAGGTTGGATTCTAGGTATACGTGATGATGGAACCCAGACGAAACCAATTATCCTCGATCACGACAGTGACCTGAACATCAAAACCATGGATAGCGACGAAGATGACGACATGGAAGAAGTTGACATGTAAGTGGACGCATACGATCATATTTGCAATATGGCATTGATGTAGCTGTCAGTCCCAATCAACACTCTAGCATTTCCACCACGGATCCCGATTCACGTGGATATCAAAGTAGTATGGCGCTAACCGAGACCAGTAGACCTTCTGTTCCGAAAAATACGGTGTCGTTTACCATGGATTCCATGCGGGAGGCGCCTTCCATACCGTTATTcatggatgaagatgaaaatGATCCTCATCTGTCTATCCTACATGACGACGAGGCCGAAGACTTGACCCTGGCTATCCAAGCCAGCCTCGAGGATGGAATTTCAATAAAGAAATCCGCCACAGGAAGTTCCTCGTTCGTCGCAGGAAACGTGCGACGTAGTAAATCACCCGACGTGAACGTCACTAGCTCGGGACGTCTTCGAACTGCATTATCGATCGCCAACATAGGTGCATCATCGTTAAATAACTCCTTCACGGTTGCATCTACTTCCTCTGCGGTCTCGTCTTCCTCAGAATCTTTCGGGCAACCATTCCTTTTGAATCACCCAGCTGTCGAAACACCTGGACTACCTGCATTGAATATTCCTCGTCACCCACCGAAAACACCGAAGGCGACAACCACTGGCAAGCCAGCGACATCCAGAACTACTCCAGTCGTTCCGTCATTTGTACCCCAGCTTCCCGCGAAGGTTGACGGCAACGATATGATAGACAGGGTTGATTCGATTATTCGTCCCCTTTTGAATGAAGAACCGCTCTTAGCCGTTCGTGATTGCGCTGCCGGGACGCCTGATAAACCCAAAGTTGTGGCTGGTGATGTTTCCGGGTCTCAGTACCCGCTTGAATCGTCCGCCACATCGGAACCGATGCTTACGAACGATCTTATTGTGGGCGAGACGGTTTTCGGCGAAGCCCCACCATTAAGGTTACAAGCCAACGCCATTCTGGGAGAGGGCGACCTCCCTCGTACAACATCTCCGAAAATACCTGCCAAAGAGATCCGAGAAGGCTCGCAATCGCCGCCATCAGACACTGAGGATTGGGATGCTGCTCAAGAAATGGATCCAACCGCAGAGGAAGGAGAGTTCGCCCGTTTCGTTTCTCAGGTCAAGGGTAGGGATATCGATGATGTACGACGCGAAATTGACGAAGAAATCACATCTCTGAATGAGCAGCGGAAGAATGCGATGAGAGATTCGGAAGACATAAATCAACAAATGATAACACAAATTATGGTAAGTGACAATACTAAGTGGTCCCGCTGCAGTGTGCATATTCAAATTTTGTCCTAGATGATGTTGCGATTGTTCGGCATTCCTTATATTACCGCGCCGATGGAGGCTGAAGCTCAATGTGCTACGCTCGCGTCTCTCGGTCTCGTTGATGGCATCATTACGGACGACTCCGACGTGTTTCTCTTTGGTGGGCAGAAggtctacaaaaacatgttCAACCAGTCCAAGACAGTCGAATGTTTCTTATTGTCGGACCTGACGCGCGAGCTGGGCCTAGACCAAGGTACCCTCATACGGTTGGCCTACCTGCTCGGAAGTGACTACGTGGAAGGTCTTCCCGGAGTAGGTCCTGTGGTAGCAATGGAACTTGTCGGAGAGTTTCCTGGTGATGACGGTCTCCACAAATTCAAGGACTGGTGGAGTAAAGTTCAGATGGGCAGAGACAAGGAGGAAGATGCCACGTCCACTTTTCGAAAAAGATTTGTGAGTGCTCATCAACTTCCTTGCAGTGTGTTGGGAACTATATCCCCTTTCTAGAAGAAGAAATTCAAGGATCTCTATCTGCCACCCGAGTGGCCAAACAGTGCCGTAGTCAGTAACAAACCTTCTATTGCCCTCTTTTTTGCTCATGAGTCGCGATTGGACCTCATTCAGAGGGATGCGTACTATTACCCTACCGTGGATGAATCCGAGGAACCCTTTAAATGGGGACTACCAGATCTTGACGCCCTTAGAGAGTAAGTCATTGTTCTACTCAATACATGGTGTGTGGGAACTTACCGCTGGTCTGAAGATTCCTACGGGAGGAGCTTGGCTGGGAACAGCCTAAAGTGGACGATCTTCTCTTGCCCATTATCCAAAAAATGAATAAACGCTCACAGGTTTAGGATAATTCTCTGTCTTTTAAACAGAGTCGATTGACCTTTTGTTACACAGACTGCCGCACTTAATAGACAGGGAAACCTCAATGAGTTCCTTGATGTATCCGGCGATGGCGGAACCCTGGCTCCACGAAAACGTCAGGCGTATGCAAGTAAACGACTACAAGCGGTGGTCTCGGATTTCCGAAGGAAACGCAGAAGTGGATCTTTCACCCCTACACCCGAAAACGACAGTGAGGGGGAGCACGAGGACGAGTCCCGCCCGACAAAGAAATCAAAGGCCTTAGGTTCGTCAGCTAGAAGGAAAATCCAAGGGAAGAGC contains:
- a CDS encoding uncharacterized protein (BUSCO:EOG09260B3H), with the protein product MGVKSLWSLLNPVGRPVSLENMEGKAVAIDSSIWIYQFQATMRGKDGHALTNAHVLGFLRRLCKLLFYGMKPVFVFDGGAPALKRATLNERRKKRIGAAATHAKVAERLLAAQMRREALKHAKGTQVSDKGKGKAGDDETVYLEDLDFNLPRTPAKKQKEAEPTVSTKKPKFYEHDPYRLPEVNMEARVASATRATAPDPRLATEEELRDFIENMRPEDFDVTSPAFQELPTEVQYEIVGDLRLKSRQTSYSRLQQMLKNAPTPLDFSKQQIKNLQQRNALTQQLLTTTDTIGKAHIEIPVRIASERNKEYVLLKNEDASGGWILGIRDDGTQTKPIILDHDSDLNIKTMDSDEDDDMEEVDIPNQHSSISTTDPDSRGYQSSMALTETSRPSVPKNTVSFTMDSMREAPSIPLFMDEDENDPHLSILHDDEAEDLTLAIQASLEDGISIKKSATGSSSFVAGNVRRSKSPDVNVTSSGRLRTALSIANIGASSLNNSFTVASTSSAVSSSSESFGQPFLLNHPAVETPGLPALNIPRHPPKTPKATTTGKPATSRTTPVVPSFVPQLPAKVDGNDMIDRVDSIIRPLLNEEPLLAVRDCAAGTPDKPKVVAGDVSGSQYPLESSATSEPMLTNDLIVGETVFGEAPPLRLQANAILGEGDLPRTTSPKIPAKEIREGSQSPPSDTEDWDAAQEMDPTAEEGEFARFVSQVKGRDIDDVRREIDEEITSLNEQRKNAMRDSEDINQQMITQIMMMLRLFGIPYITAPMEAEAQCATLASLGLVDGIITDDSDVFLFGGQKVYKNMFNQSKTVECFLLSDLTRELGLDQGTLIRLAYLLGSDYVEGLPGVGPVVAMELVGEFPGDDGLHKFKDWWSKVQMGRDKEEDATSTFRKRFKKKFKDLYLPPEWPNSAVRDAYYYPTVDESEEPFKWGLPDLDALREFLREELGWEQPKVDDLLLPIIQKMNKRSQTAALNRQGNLNEFLDVSGDGGTLAPRKRQAYASKRLQAVVSDFRRKRRSGSFTPTPENDSEGEHEDESRPTKKSKALGSSARRKIQGKSKGNKHTPGKKKSQRSRRSPATPPLAADDSDQEDEFKEPLVDREEPSPLAVSLRPRPKPKPTYRTADHEAE